From a single Methylobacterium oryzae genomic region:
- a CDS encoding peptidoglycan-binding protein — MASFQDFQDGYERTWASLQIRPEKLATVRKLAQQLAAGKPRYQEIEARTGVPWWFIGLCHYRESAFDFDTYLGNGQKLGRRTTIVPKGRGPFTGPQAFVEGAVDALRLQGLVGLGDWSVARALYRLEGFNGYGYHGRGVNSPYLWGGSTAYGPPGARGGKFVRDHVFDPNVVDTQIGTAVILRSLIDLDATVALAAPRAVEAAVSREPDDELADSTLWVQQSLNRLGATPPLVEDGRNGPRTMTAVATFQARCGLDDTGLADARTIAAIQEALRPAAPDHAVLTRIQDLERQLAARAVTPMQPAPMQPASMPPVVIAPAAPPADVAARLDEFLQALRRQIDGARLPTAPILPGPPAARPDGAVLGPVNGALGQTIGQLLSGKKSAIGIIGAVATQILSQVPLNTGLGQVLAQLTPAFGLSPYTMPIFIGLTAWGALGKFEKWNARAGQATP; from the coding sequence ATGGCATCCTTCCAGGATTTTCAGGACGGCTACGAGCGGACCTGGGCGTCGCTCCAGATCCGGCCGGAGAAGCTCGCGACCGTGCGCAAGCTCGCGCAGCAGCTCGCCGCCGGCAAGCCGCGCTACCAGGAGATCGAGGCGCGCACCGGCGTGCCCTGGTGGTTCATCGGGCTCTGCCACTACCGGGAATCAGCCTTCGATTTCGACACGTATCTCGGCAACGGACAGAAGCTCGGACGGCGCACCACGATCGTCCCGAAGGGGCGCGGGCCGTTCACGGGGCCGCAGGCCTTCGTCGAAGGGGCGGTCGACGCGCTGCGCCTCCAGGGCCTGGTCGGGCTCGGCGACTGGAGCGTCGCGCGGGCCCTCTACCGGCTCGAGGGCTTCAACGGCTACGGCTACCACGGCCGGGGCGTGAACTCGCCGTATCTCTGGGGCGGATCGACGGCCTACGGGCCGCCGGGCGCGCGCGGCGGCAAGTTCGTGCGCGACCACGTGTTCGACCCGAACGTGGTCGACACGCAGATCGGCACCGCGGTGATCCTGCGGAGCCTCATCGACCTCGACGCGACGGTCGCGCTCGCGGCGCCGCGCGCCGTCGAGGCGGCCGTGTCCCGCGAGCCCGACGACGAACTCGCCGACAGCACGCTCTGGGTCCAGCAATCGCTCAATCGCCTCGGCGCGACGCCGCCCCTCGTCGAGGACGGCCGGAACGGGCCGCGGACCATGACGGCCGTCGCGACGTTCCAGGCGCGGTGCGGTCTGGACGATACCGGCCTCGCGGACGCGCGCACGATCGCCGCCATCCAGGAGGCGCTGCGGCCGGCGGCGCCGGACCACGCGGTGCTGACGCGGATCCAGGACCTGGAGCGACAGCTCGCCGCGCGGGCGGTCACCCCGATGCAGCCCGCCCCGATGCAACCTGCCTCGATGCCCCCGGTGGTGATCGCGCCGGCCGCGCCGCCCGCCGACGTCGCGGCGCGGCTCGACGAGTTCCTCCAGGCCCTGCGCCGACAGATCGACGGTGCGCGCCTCCCGACCGCCCCGATCTTGCCCGGCCCGCCCGCGGCGCGTCCCGACGGCGCGGTCCTCGGGCCGGTCAACGGCGCGCTCGGGCAGACGATCGGGCAGCTGCTCTCCGGCAAGAAGTCGGCGATCGGCATCATCGGCGCCGTCGCCACGCAGATCCTGTCCCAGGTGCCGCTCAACACCGGTCTCGGGCAGGTGCTCGCACAGCTCACGCCCGCCTTCGGGCTGAGCCCCTACACGATGCCGATCTTCATCGGGCTGACGGCGTGGGGCGCGCTCGGGAAGTTCGAGAAGTGGAACGCACGCGCGGGGCAGGCGACCCCGTAG
- a CDS encoding cytochrome P450: MRAAAPETPCLAFLEALPVAERWQRARDWIARAPQPFFAQLRARRTALDCGAAILVAGRAEVEEILSLPQVFSVALYKPKMGEFMLALDGTEVNYRDKAVMRAVLSWRDLPAIRDLAGAETDAALDAGLDQGGGSIDVVASVSRRVPLRIVQRFFGFAAPDADLLRWSYANQFDQFNNLPFDERPDADAIHAAADLARQEMRAAFARIIPARVAAIEAGADLPDDVLTRLLRLHLPAATGFGMDRVVINVGGLLIGAIETTSEAVVHALAELLGRPQILAAARAAARTGPAAFDGYVWEALRFAPIVAFMFRQAETDHVLGRGSPAESGIAKGRVVLPLSLSAMFDATGVPDPDRFDPARPEQTYLHFGRGHHECLGRYVAGAMVPEIVRRILLRDAVRAEGAVEDGGTPFPTAFRISCAGRPAGAAGPG, from the coding sequence ATGCGCGCCGCCGCTCCCGAGACGCCCTGCCTCGCCTTCCTGGAGGCCCTGCCGGTGGCGGAGCGCTGGCAGCGCGCCCGGGACTGGATCGCCCGCGCGCCCCAGCCCTTCTTCGCGCAGCTGCGCGCGCGACGGACCGCCCTGGATTGCGGCGCGGCCATCCTCGTCGCCGGCCGCGCCGAGGTCGAGGAGATCCTGTCCCTGCCGCAGGTCTTCTCCGTCGCGCTCTACAAGCCCAAGATGGGCGAGTTCATGCTGGCGCTCGACGGCACGGAGGTGAATTACCGCGACAAGGCGGTCATGCGCGCCGTGCTGTCCTGGCGCGACCTCCCGGCGATCCGCGATCTGGCGGGCGCCGAGACCGACGCGGCCCTCGACGCGGGTCTCGACCAGGGCGGCGGATCCATCGACGTCGTGGCGTCGGTCTCGCGCCGCGTCCCGCTGCGGATCGTGCAGCGCTTCTTCGGGTTCGCGGCGCCCGATGCCGACCTGCTGCGCTGGTCGTACGCGAACCAGTTCGACCAGTTCAACAACCTCCCCTTCGACGAGCGCCCGGACGCCGACGCGATCCACGCGGCGGCGGATCTGGCGCGCCAGGAGATGCGGGCGGCCTTCGCCAGGATCATCCCGGCGCGCGTCGCGGCGATCGAGGCCGGCGCCGACCTGCCCGACGACGTCCTCACCCGGCTGCTCCGGCTGCACCTGCCGGCGGCGACCGGCTTCGGCATGGACCGCGTCGTCATCAACGTCGGCGGCCTGCTGATCGGGGCCATCGAGACCACGTCGGAGGCCGTGGTGCACGCCCTCGCGGAGCTCCTCGGCCGGCCGCAGATCCTCGCGGCGGCCCGCGCGGCCGCCCGGACCGGACCCGCCGCCTTCGACGGCTACGTGTGGGAGGCGCTGCGCTTCGCGCCGATCGTCGCCTTCATGTTCCGCCAGGCGGAGACCGACCACGTGCTCGGCCGGGGCAGCCCGGCCGAGAGCGGGATCGCCAAGGGCCGGGTCGTCCTGCCCCTCAGCCTGTCGGCGATGTTCGACGCGACCGGCGTGCCCGACCCGGACCGCTTCGACCCGGCCCGCCCGGAGCAGACCTATCTCCATTTCGGCCGGGGCCATCACGAGTGCCTCGGCCGCTACGTGGCGGGCGCGATGGTCCCGGAGATCGTTCGCCGCATCCTCCTGCGCGACGCCGTGCGGGCCGAGGGCGCGGTCGAGGACGGGGGCACGCCGTTCCCGACCGCGTTCCGGATCTCCTGCGCCGGCCGGCCGGCGGGGGCCGCCGGGCCCGGTTAG
- a CDS encoding helix-turn-helix transcriptional regulator: protein MQDLEAYSVLVGSIYDRVGQPEEWSALLEDLTDFVGGRVGQLAVFSLDGNRKPLWAVSGFERSRYREFLYRHATEDPRLPYILSNQGKVIRAEEGVDAVQFRESALFKEVVQPFEIEHSLVTYFAKEADVMATLAAMRGEEGGPFRSDEVRRLAMLVPHLRRAFELYALMRQASERTSDLASALDLLDAAVILTDSDLRVAHANRAAEALARSRTGLSFVKGSLVLKDSQTGRRIARAAGEALAAASGDVAITQADHITVTCGESGMPYRVSLHPLSKRPAGTGSKVRAELAIVIRTGTPKVQGSNAARLQKLFGLTVAESILANAVASGRSLDDHAQDRGIAISTARTQLRALFAKTETHRQGELVARLREGLDVSLN from the coding sequence ATGCAGGATCTCGAGGCGTATTCGGTTCTGGTGGGGTCGATCTACGACCGCGTCGGCCAGCCGGAGGAGTGGTCGGCGCTCCTGGAGGATCTGACCGATTTCGTCGGCGGCCGGGTCGGCCAGCTCGCCGTGTTCAGCCTCGACGGGAACCGCAAGCCGCTCTGGGCGGTGTCCGGCTTCGAGCGGTCGCGGTACCGCGAGTTCCTCTACCGGCACGCCACCGAGGATCCGCGCCTCCCCTACATCCTGTCGAACCAGGGCAAGGTCATCCGCGCCGAGGAGGGGGTCGACGCGGTGCAGTTCCGCGAGTCGGCCCTGTTCAAGGAGGTCGTCCAGCCCTTCGAGATCGAGCACAGCCTCGTCACCTACTTCGCCAAGGAAGCCGACGTCATGGCGACGCTCGCGGCGATGCGGGGCGAGGAGGGCGGCCCCTTCCGGTCCGACGAGGTCCGGCGCCTGGCGATGCTCGTCCCGCACCTGCGCCGGGCCTTCGAGCTGTACGCATTGATGCGGCAGGCCTCCGAGCGCACGTCCGATCTCGCCTCCGCCCTGGACCTGCTCGACGCCGCCGTGATCCTCACGGATTCCGACCTGCGCGTCGCGCACGCCAACCGCGCCGCCGAGGCGCTGGCGCGGTCCCGGACCGGCCTGTCCTTCGTGAAGGGCAGCCTCGTCCTCAAGGACAGCCAGACCGGGCGGCGGATCGCCCGCGCGGCCGGCGAGGCGCTCGCGGCCGCGAGCGGCGACGTCGCGATCACGCAGGCCGACCACATCACCGTGACCTGCGGCGAGAGCGGCATGCCCTACCGGGTGTCGCTGCACCCGCTGTCGAAGCGGCCGGCCGGCACCGGGTCGAAGGTGCGGGCCGAGCTGGCGATCGTGATCCGGACCGGGACCCCGAAGGTCCAGGGGAGCAACGCCGCGCGGCTGCAGAAGCTGTTCGGGCTGACCGTCGCCGAGTCGATCCTCGCCAACGCGGTCGCTTCGGGACGGTCCCTCGACGACCACGCCCAGGACCGCGGCATCGCGATCTCGACCGCCCGCACCCAGCTGCGCGCCCTGTTCGCCAAGACCGAGACGCACCGGCAGGGCGAGCTCGTGGCGCGCCTGCGCGAGGGGCTGGACGTCTCGCTCAACTGA
- a CDS encoding di-heme-cytochrome C peroxidase: MTRSQAARQTARHAARVVALTAAILLPAQAGSRAADRGPTDGPGDGPADGPSDRPDGTPHFLEQSWTPQERAWFYRASQGSQIMPYAWFMSLERPDDDTLFVADGLARFGYLPNPYDGTRGSDRSGLPIGFVKDVDDRGEWIGLTCAACHVNRVDLRGRSILIDGGPADADMFAFIEELGRALARTRDDPARFERFARRVIPTELSAPGTGPSEPDRRRLRASLTRLAEDFSRYVASSRTAVPWGPARLDAFGMIFNRATGIDLRDPHNIAPPDAPVSYPFLWDTSWHDRVQWNGSAANGLAVERLGRNVGEVLGVFARTDIREPTLPPLWFETSADRVNLLRIENQLGALTAPAWPDRIAPRTEAQARDAAAGKVHYDRYCLSCHAIAPTGANRTLTVTLTPLAEIGTDPKMATNAVSRRARTGILEGIRMPFLATTPPLAAETSSLELVATLVAGAILAPLDRGPDPAGVGADQTVILDRLLKRGTAALEARNAMLDDVSTAGGKGLVAAFVGARRDRDLMVYKARPLNGIWATGPYLHNGSVPNLYELLLPSSRRSRTFRVGSRELDEDRIGFRSDLGPFLFDTALPGNANTGHEGPTYGTEQLDDAQRRQLLEYLRTL, encoded by the coding sequence GTGACCCGCTCCCAGGCCGCCCGCCAGACTGCCCGCCACGCCGCCCGCGTCGTCGCGCTCACCGCGGCGATCCTGCTCCCGGCGCAGGCCGGATCGCGCGCCGCCGACCGAGGACCGACAGACGGGCCGGGTGACGGGCCGGCAGACGGGCCGAGCGACAGGCCGGACGGCACCCCGCACTTTCTCGAGCAATCCTGGACGCCGCAGGAGCGCGCGTGGTTCTACCGGGCGAGCCAGGGCTCGCAGATCATGCCGTATGCCTGGTTCATGTCCCTGGAGCGCCCGGACGACGACACGCTCTTCGTCGCGGACGGGCTCGCGCGCTTCGGCTACCTGCCGAACCCGTACGACGGGACGCGCGGATCGGACCGCAGCGGGCTCCCCATCGGGTTCGTGAAGGACGTCGACGATCGCGGCGAGTGGATCGGCCTGACCTGCGCCGCCTGCCACGTGAACCGGGTCGACCTGCGCGGTCGGTCGATCCTGATCGACGGCGGCCCGGCCGATGCCGACATGTTCGCCTTCATCGAGGAACTCGGCCGCGCCCTCGCGCGGACGCGCGACGACCCGGCGCGCTTCGAGCGCTTCGCCCGCCGCGTCATCCCGACGGAACTGTCGGCGCCGGGGACGGGCCCGTCCGAGCCCGACCGCCGCCGCCTGCGGGCCAGCCTGACGCGGCTGGCCGAGGACTTCTCCCGTTACGTCGCGTCGAGCCGGACCGCGGTGCCCTGGGGGCCGGCACGCCTCGACGCGTTCGGCATGATCTTCAACCGGGCGACGGGCATCGATCTGCGCGACCCGCACAACATCGCCCCGCCCGACGCGCCCGTCAGCTATCCGTTCCTGTGGGATACGTCGTGGCACGACCGGGTGCAGTGGAACGGCTCGGCCGCGAACGGGCTCGCCGTCGAGCGCCTGGGCCGGAATGTCGGCGAGGTGCTGGGGGTCTTCGCCCGCACCGACATCCGGGAGCCGACCCTGCCGCCGCTCTGGTTCGAGACCTCGGCGGACCGGGTCAACCTCCTGCGGATCGAGAACCAGCTGGGCGCCCTCACGGCGCCGGCCTGGCCCGACCGGATCGCGCCGCGCACCGAGGCGCAGGCCCGGGACGCCGCGGCCGGCAAGGTCCACTACGACCGGTACTGCCTGTCCTGCCACGCGATCGCCCCGACCGGCGCGAACCGCACGCTGACGGTGACCCTGACGCCGCTGGCGGAGATCGGGACCGACCCGAAGATGGCGACGAACGCCGTGTCCCGGCGCGCGCGGACCGGGATCCTCGAAGGGATCCGGATGCCGTTCCTCGCGACGACGCCGCCGCTGGCCGCCGAGACGAGCAGCCTCGAACTCGTGGCCACGCTCGTCGCCGGCGCGATCCTGGCGCCCCTCGACCGTGGACCGGACCCAGCGGGCGTCGGGGCGGACCAGACCGTCATCCTCGACCGGCTGCTCAAGCGCGGCACCGCCGCCCTCGAGGCCCGCAACGCGATGCTCGACGACGTCTCGACCGCCGGCGGCAAGGGCCTCGTCGCCGCGTTCGTCGGTGCGCGGAGAGACCGCGACCTCATGGTCTACAAGGCACGGCCGCTCAACGGCATCTGGGCGACGGGCCCGTACCTGCACAACGGCTCGGTGCCGAACCTGTACGAACTCCTGCTGCCGTCCAGCCGGCGATCCAGGACGTTCCGGGTCGGGAGCCGGGAGCTGGACGAGGACCGGATCGGGTTCCGGTCCGATCTCGGGCCGTTCCTGTTCGACACCGCGCTGCCGGGCAATGCCAATACCGGCCACGAGGGGCCGACCTACGGGACCGAGCAGCTCGACGACGCGCAGCGCCGGCAGCTCCTGGAGTATCTGCGAACCCTGTAG
- a CDS encoding phosphatase PAP2 family protein, with protein MPFAEAASNERPSGAFMAMLARSPNSPSDVRARDTANRFEAADVALGVGLARAKDHPVVRTVGTASEIGSWQSLLSLSAGTLVLGLMVRDRRMAEAGRHMLQAGLLAGVVKTSLKRAVHRTRPNVLMDEGVYVRGWPGTGIGPWQSFPSGHSALSTAVACAAARAYPEIRGPSYAAAAGVVTAQVLRGAHFPADVLAGAVIGIAAEFAVDRLTRDRRRSPR; from the coding sequence GTGCCGTTCGCGGAGGCCGCATCGAACGAACGCCCGTCGGGCGCGTTTATGGCCATGCTTGCGCGATCCCCGAACAGCCCGTCCGACGTCAGAGCACGCGACACCGCCAACCGATTCGAGGCGGCCGACGTCGCCCTCGGCGTCGGGCTGGCACGCGCGAAAGACCACCCCGTCGTTCGAACGGTGGGGACGGCGAGCGAGATCGGGAGCTGGCAGTCCCTGCTCTCGCTGTCTGCCGGCACCCTCGTCCTGGGGCTCATGGTGCGCGATCGCCGGATGGCAGAAGCGGGGCGGCACATGCTGCAAGCCGGTCTCCTGGCCGGTGTCGTCAAGACGAGCTTGAAGCGGGCGGTGCATCGGACGCGCCCGAACGTCCTGATGGACGAGGGGGTCTACGTGCGGGGATGGCCGGGAACGGGCATCGGTCCGTGGCAATCCTTCCCCTCGGGTCATTCCGCCCTGAGCACCGCCGTCGCGTGCGCCGCCGCGCGCGCCTATCCGGAGATCAGGGGACCGTCCTACGCCGCCGCGGCCGGCGTCGTCACGGCGCAGGTTCTCCGCGGGGCGCACTTCCCCGCCGACGTGCTGGCGGGTGCCGTCATCGGCATCGCCGCGGAGTTCGCCGTCGACCGCCTGACACGCGACCGGCGCAGGTCGCCGCGCTGA
- a CDS encoding DUF1127 domain-containing protein — MSVSAGQEDQMTAPFSLIRRWLDCRRARSELASFSERDLADLDLVGCDVKRIASARSVRRGAA; from the coding sequence ATGTCAGTCTCCGCAGGCCAGGAGGATCAGATGACGGCTCCGTTCTCCCTCATCAGGCGATGGCTCGACTGCCGTCGCGCGCGGAGCGAACTCGCGTCGTTCAGCGAGCGCGACCTCGCGGATCTCGATCTCGTCGGCTGTGACGTGAAGCGCATCGCCTCGGCGCGGTCCGTGCGGAGAGGCGCGGCCTGA
- a CDS encoding MarR family winged helix-turn-helix transcriptional regulator has translation MAAKTLRQLRLAYTHTLLLSGRQWRRLANAATEAHGISEAKALPLVLIARMGGEPRQTTLADAIGIEGPSLVRLLDQLEKADLVARREDPTDRRAKVLTLTPAGQAVVARIEADLERLRETVFATVSAADLEAGLRVFQALQDHLRGEAGLDGAEAGARRGEAAE, from the coding sequence ATGGCAGCCAAGACCCTACGGCAGCTCCGTCTGGCCTACACCCACACGCTGCTGCTCTCCGGACGGCAGTGGCGGCGCCTGGCCAACGCGGCGACCGAGGCCCACGGCATCTCGGAGGCCAAGGCCCTGCCGCTGGTGCTGATCGCCCGCATGGGCGGCGAGCCGCGCCAGACCACCCTGGCGGACGCGATCGGCATCGAGGGGCCGTCGCTGGTGCGGCTCCTGGATCAACTGGAGAAGGCGGACCTCGTCGCGCGCCGGGAGGACCCCACCGACCGCCGCGCGAAGGTGCTGACCCTGACGCCCGCGGGACAGGCGGTCGTCGCGCGGATCGAGGCGGATCTCGAGCGCCTCAGGGAGACGGTGTTCGCGACCGTGAGCGCCGCGGACCTGGAGGCCGGCCTGCGGGTGTTCCAGGCCCTGCAGGATCATCTCCGCGGCGAGGCCGGGCTCGACGGGGCGGAGGCCGGGGCGCGTCGCGGCGAGGCCGCGGAATGA